The proteins below come from a single Pseudomonas chlororaphis genomic window:
- a CDS encoding lipoprotein, which produces MKTWRAVVLAVSLLLLSGCLVSFKTPLPDAEAAPKGLLGQWTSTNAWGEPLNLELTKVGKHRYQAISYFRARPQEREAIPLTVSRHGSRWYLSAKVPARYGGHFVIAGFELTDKHELVVYNLDLEQVNQAIDQKILSGQVNQSEAGDGVLVDSDMDKVFSYLDDPANSDVFSEAVRYQRQARSQ; this is translated from the coding sequence ATGAAAACCTGGCGTGCCGTTGTACTGGCCGTGTCGTTGCTGCTGCTAAGTGGCTGCCTGGTGTCGTTCAAGACGCCGCTGCCCGACGCCGAGGCGGCGCCCAAGGGCCTGCTCGGCCAGTGGACCAGCACCAATGCCTGGGGCGAGCCGCTGAACCTGGAACTGACGAAGGTCGGCAAGCACCGCTACCAGGCCATCAGCTACTTCAGGGCCAGGCCCCAGGAACGCGAAGCCATCCCGCTCACGGTCTCGCGCCATGGCAGCCGCTGGTACCTGTCGGCCAAGGTGCCGGCCCGTTATGGCGGTCATTTCGTGATCGCCGGCTTCGAACTCACCGACAAGCACGAGCTGGTGGTCTACAACCTGGACCTGGAGCAGGTCAACCAGGCCATCGACCAGAAGATTCTCAGCGGCCAGGTGAACCAGAGCGAGGCCGGTGACGGCGTGCTGGTGGACAGCGACATGGACAAGGTCTTCAGTTACCTCGACGATCCGGCCAATTCCGACGTGTTCTCGGAGGCCGTGCGCTACCAGCGGCAGGCCAGATCCCAATAA